From a region of the Nonlabens sp. Hel1_33_55 genome:
- a CDS encoding DUF4297 family anti-phage-associated protein — protein MNRSAVDTIKGYYYQFDLTILKLLESKNSNDSVVIENIEDIDLHTATEATAVQCKYYAKTEYNHSVIAHPLRQMLNHFNELKITKAKNVRYHLYGHYNGGQEKLKLPLTIKYLKKNFLTFKKEDKKIEFHKNLALTDTDLENFIGFLSIDNNALSYNDQIEKLITLLQNEFNCTLDEAKDYFYNNSLRLVKDLSVMQDVSSREITRKDFIEVINKKEDLFNIWYAGYLGRSKFLKKLKAEHFTDFNIDPYDRFFLIGCDSSTYTRSELKEIIQLISKNWSKLSKREQKPFCPYIYISGVSETEVIELKKEFYREGVMFSDGHPFLGSDFSVDNIMIRPDHNNKIQIKIINELNHLDSILYRSAVTKQIFQFYTDIPFYDNDSENLKHIKVQLHNINEIKKII, from the coding sequence ATGAATAGAAGTGCAGTAGATACCATTAAAGGATATTATTATCAGTTTGATTTGACAATTTTAAAACTATTAGAATCTAAAAATTCTAATGATAGTGTGGTCATTGAAAACATTGAAGATATTGATTTGCATACGGCAACTGAGGCTACGGCTGTTCAGTGCAAGTATTATGCTAAAACCGAATACAATCATTCAGTAATAGCGCATCCCTTAAGACAGATGTTGAATCATTTCAATGAACTAAAAATTACGAAAGCTAAAAATGTTAGATATCATCTCTACGGTCACTACAATGGTGGGCAAGAAAAATTAAAACTTCCGCTTACAATAAAGTATTTAAAAAAGAATTTCTTGACTTTCAAAAAAGAAGATAAGAAAATTGAATTTCATAAGAATCTAGCTTTAACAGATACGGATCTTGAAAACTTCATTGGTTTTTTAAGTATTGATAATAATGCACTATCCTATAATGATCAGATAGAAAAATTAATAACTCTTTTACAAAATGAATTCAACTGTACTCTTGATGAGGCAAAAGATTATTTCTACAACAATTCCCTTCGGCTGGTAAAGGACTTATCTGTGATGCAAGATGTATCATCAAGAGAAATTACGCGTAAAGACTTCATCGAAGTCATAAACAAAAAGGAAGATTTATTTAACATCTGGTACGCAGGCTATTTAGGTCGATCAAAATTTCTGAAAAAGCTAAAAGCAGAACACTTTACTGACTTTAACATTGATCCATACGACCGATTTTTCTTGATTGGATGTGACTCATCGACCTACACCAGAAGCGAACTGAAAGAAATAATTCAACTTATTTCAAAAAACTGGAGTAAATTATCAAAAAGAGAACAAAAACCCTTTTGCCCTTACATTTACATTTCGGGAGTTTCTGAAACAGAAGTAATAGAATTAAAAAAGGAATTTTATCGTGAAGGTGTTATGTTTAGCGACGGCCATCCCTTTCTAGGTTCTGATTTTAGTGTAGACAACATTATGATTCGTCCAGATCATAACAACAAAATTCAAATCAAAATTATCAATGAGTTAAATCATCTAGATTCTATATTATACAGGTCTGCTGTGACAAAGCAAATTTTTCAGTTTTACACAGATATTCCGTTTTATGATAATGACTCAGAAAATCTAAAACATATTAAAGTACAACTACACAATATAAATGAGATAAAGAAAATCATATGA